A window from Pseudomonas campi encodes these proteins:
- a CDS encoding SCO family protein: MTRTQKTLFVLVAAVALVLGLTVNKVLNSKGDGTDKVALLDAGIVLLPQSRSLPDLSLTNQDGQAQAVDQLKGQWSLLFFGYTFCPDICPATLAQLRQLKGMLPAETQAQLRVVLVTVDPQRDNPEQLKKYLGFFDPAFMGLTGAQEDLQKLAGAVSIPYIPADTSKENYTVDHSGNLVIIGPDGTQRGFIRAPLNNDKLAAQLPGLLGVK, from the coding sequence ATGACCCGAACGCAGAAAACCCTGTTTGTCCTCGTCGCCGCTGTTGCCCTGGTGCTCGGCCTTACCGTCAACAAGGTGCTCAACAGCAAGGGCGACGGCACCGACAAGGTGGCCCTGCTCGACGCCGGCATCGTCCTGCTGCCGCAGAGCCGCAGCCTGCCGGATTTGTCGCTGACCAACCAGGATGGCCAGGCGCAGGCCGTGGACCAGCTCAAGGGCCAGTGGAGCCTGCTGTTCTTCGGCTACACCTTCTGCCCGGATATCTGCCCGGCCACCCTGGCGCAGCTGCGCCAGCTCAAGGGCATGCTGCCGGCCGAGACCCAGGCCCAGCTGCGCGTGGTGCTGGTGACGGTCGATCCGCAGCGTGACAACCCCGAGCAGCTGAAGAAATACCTCGGCTTCTTCGACCCAGCCTTCATGGGCCTGACCGGTGCCCAGGAGGATCTGCAGAAGCTGGCCGGCGCGGTGAGCATTCCCTATATCCCGGCCGACACCAGCAAGGAAAACTACACCGTCGACCACAGCGGCAACCTGGTGATCATCGGCCCGGATGGCACCCAGCGCGGCTTTATCCGCGCGCCGCTGAACAACGACAAGCTGGCGGCACAGCTACCGGGCCTGCTCGGCGTGAAATAG
- the cyoE gene encoding heme o synthase: MATLLQTRQEHASWRDYLELTKPRVVLLMLITSLVGMFLATRAGVAWQVLVFGNLGIGLCAGAAAAVNHVVDRRIDSIMARTHKRPVTAGRLSPVAALGFALLLAVAGMALLLTFTNELAAWLTLASLLGYAVLYTGFLKRATPQNIVIGGLAGAAPPLLGWVAVTGHISAEPLLLVLIIFAWTPPHFWALAIHRKEEYAKADIPMLPVTHGEHYTKVHILLYTAVMIAVTLLPYAIHMSGLLYLACAVLLGGRFMFWAVVLYRDSRPHAAINTFKYSIWYLFLLFIALLADHYLLLNL; the protein is encoded by the coding sequence ATGGCTACTCTGCTGCAAACCCGCCAGGAGCACGCCAGCTGGCGTGACTACCTGGAACTGACCAAGCCGCGCGTAGTGCTGCTGATGCTGATCACATCCTTGGTCGGCATGTTCCTCGCCACCCGTGCCGGCGTAGCCTGGCAGGTGCTGGTGTTCGGCAACCTCGGCATCGGCCTGTGTGCCGGCGCGGCGGCGGCGGTCAACCATGTGGTCGACCGGCGCATCGACTCGATCATGGCGCGCACGCACAAGCGTCCGGTCACCGCCGGGCGCCTGTCGCCGGTGGCGGCGCTGGGCTTTGCCCTGCTGCTGGCGGTGGCGGGCATGGCCCTGCTGCTGACTTTCACCAACGAGCTGGCGGCCTGGCTGACCCTGGCCTCGCTGCTCGGCTACGCGGTGCTCTACACCGGCTTTCTCAAGCGCGCCACACCGCAGAACATCGTCATCGGCGGCCTGGCCGGCGCCGCGCCGCCACTGCTTGGCTGGGTCGCGGTCACCGGGCATATCAGCGCCGAGCCGCTGCTGCTGGTGCTGATCATCTTCGCTTGGACGCCGCCGCACTTCTGGGCCCTGGCCATCCACCGCAAGGAGGAATACGCCAAGGCCGACATCCCCATGCTGCCGGTGACCCATGGCGAGCACTACACCAAGGTGCACATCCTGCTGTACACCGCGGTGATGATCGCCGTGACCCTGCTGCCCTATGCCATCCACATGAGCGGGCTGCTCTATCTGGCCTGCGCTGTGCTGCTCGGCGGGCGCTTTATGTTCTGGGCCGTGGTGCTGTACCGTGACAGCCGACCGCACGCGGCGATCAACACCTTCAAGTACAGTATCTGGTACCTGTTCCTGCTGTTTATTGCCCTCCTCGCTGACCATTACCTGTTGCTGAATCTATGA
- a CDS encoding COX15/CtaA family protein has product MTERTTRPGYRLALFATLLAVVVILLGAYTRLTHAGLGCPDWPGCYGFIGVPQSEAQLAHAEARFPEAPVEAQKGWNEMVHRYFAGALGLVIFGLAVQALRRRDEPGQPLKLPLLLLGVVIAQAAFGMWTVTLKLWPQVVTAHLLGGFTTLALLFLLTLRLSAALPALPSISRRLRLLAGGALLLVIGQIALGGWVSSNYAAVACVDLPTCHGEWLPAMDFANGFHLTQHIGPNYLGGQLDSDARTAIHMSHRIGALLVTLVLLVLAWRLRAAGQGRPAALLLLALAAQVSLGISNVLLHLPLAVAVAHNGGGAALLLVLVLINYRLRTVSVGARRAAQSSARESCAADGSRAELAPTGLAQVGK; this is encoded by the coding sequence ATGACTGAACGCACAACCCGCCCCGGCTACCGCCTGGCCCTGTTCGCCACCCTGTTGGCGGTGGTGGTGATCCTGCTCGGCGCCTACACCCGGCTGACCCACGCCGGCCTCGGCTGCCCGGACTGGCCGGGCTGCTACGGCTTTATCGGCGTGCCGCAAAGCGAGGCGCAGCTGGCCCATGCCGAGGCGCGCTTCCCCGAGGCGCCGGTGGAAGCGCAGAAAGGCTGGAACGAGATGGTCCATCGCTATTTTGCCGGCGCGCTTGGCTTGGTGATTTTCGGCCTGGCAGTGCAGGCCCTGCGCCGGCGCGACGAGCCGGGCCAACCGCTCAAATTGCCGCTGTTGCTGCTCGGCGTGGTGATTGCCCAGGCGGCCTTCGGCATGTGGACCGTGACCCTCAAGCTGTGGCCGCAGGTGGTCACCGCGCATCTGCTGGGCGGCTTCACCACCCTGGCCCTGCTGTTCCTTTTGACCCTGCGCCTGTCCGCCGCGCTGCCGGCCCTGCCGAGCATTTCCCGGCGCCTGCGTTTGCTGGCGGGCGGGGCGCTGCTCCTGGTCATCGGGCAGATCGCCCTCGGTGGCTGGGTCAGCTCCAACTACGCGGCAGTGGCCTGTGTCGACCTGCCCACCTGCCATGGCGAATGGCTGCCGGCGATGGACTTCGCCAACGGCTTCCACCTGACCCAGCACATCGGCCCCAACTACCTCGGGGGCCAGCTCGACAGCGATGCGCGCACCGCCATCCACATGAGCCACCGTATCGGCGCCCTGCTGGTAACGCTGGTGCTGCTGGTTCTGGCCTGGCGCCTACGGGCTGCCGGCCAGGGCCGGCCGGCTGCCTTGCTGCTGCTGGCCCTGGCCGCACAAGTCAGCCTGGGTATCAGCAATGTGCTGCTGCATCTGCCGCTGGCTGTCGCGGTCGCGCACAACGGCGGCGGCGCAGCCCTGCTGCTGGTGTTGGTGCTGATCAACTACCGCTTGCGCACAGTTTCTGTAGGAGCGAGGCGGGCGGCCCAGTCCTCTGCTCGCGAATCCTGCGCCGCCGATGGTTCGCGAGCAGAGCTCGCTCCTACAGGTCTGGCCCAGGTCGGCAAATAA
- a CDS encoding SURF1 family protein, with amino-acid sequence MSAFRPGILPSVVVALLLPLLVTLGFWQLARAEEKRALLASHETRQNAAPVSLTELEQQRDPAHTRIRLQGQFDERHSLLLDNRQRNGQVGVELLQPFYDQPSGLWLLVNRGWLPWPDRRTPPQFTTPQQPLELVAQVYVPPGASFQLQGDVPDKSWPRLITLVEPQRLWQQLGRGGLAYEVRLEPSSASYLAEWPVVAMSPDKHTGYAVQWFALAAALCGLYLYFGWRNAREQHDEHNHESPQQHS; translated from the coding sequence GTGAGCGCCTTTCGCCCCGGCATTCTGCCGAGCGTGGTGGTGGCCCTGTTGCTGCCGCTGCTGGTAACGCTGGGCTTCTGGCAGCTGGCCCGCGCCGAGGAGAAGCGTGCCCTGCTCGCCAGTCACGAAACCCGCCAGAACGCGGCGCCGGTCAGCCTCACCGAACTTGAGCAACAGCGCGATCCGGCGCACACCCGCATCCGCCTGCAAGGGCAGTTCGACGAGCGCCACAGCCTGCTGCTCGACAACCGTCAGCGCAACGGCCAGGTCGGCGTCGAGTTGCTGCAACCCTTCTATGACCAACCCAGCGGCCTGTGGCTGCTGGTCAACCGCGGCTGGCTGCCCTGGCCGGATCGGCGTACCCCGCCGCAATTCACCACGCCGCAACAACCGCTGGAGCTGGTGGCGCAGGTCTATGTGCCGCCGGGCGCCAGCTTCCAGTTGCAGGGCGATGTGCCAGACAAGAGCTGGCCCCGGCTGATCACCCTGGTCGAGCCGCAGCGCCTGTGGCAGCAGCTCGGTCGCGGCGGTCTGGCCTATGAAGTGCGACTCGAACCGAGCTCGGCCAGCTACCTGGCCGAGTGGCCGGTGGTGGCCATGAGCCCGGACAAGCACACCGGCTACGCCGTGCAGTGGTTCGCCCTGGCGGCGGCCCTGTGTGGCCTTTACCTCTATTTCGGATGGCGCAATGCGCGGGAGCAGCACGATGAGCACAACCATGAATCCCCCCAACAGCATTCCTGA
- a CDS encoding twin transmembrane helix small protein, giving the protein MLKAAIILLLLATLVSLFSGLFFLVKDEGHGSRVVNSLSLRVILTALTVALIAWGFYSGQLVSHVTW; this is encoded by the coding sequence ATGCTCAAGGCCGCGATCATCCTCTTGCTGCTGGCCACCCTGGTCAGCCTGTTCAGCGGCCTGTTCTTCCTGGTCAAGGACGAGGGCCACGGCTCGCGAGTGGTCAATTCGCTGAGCCTGCGGGTGATTCTCACGGCACTGACCGTGGCGCTGATCGCCTGGGGTTTCTACAGCGGCCAACTGGTCAGTCATGTCACCTGGTAG
- a CDS encoding cytochrome c oxidase subunit 3: MSSHEQYYVPAQSKWPIIATLGMLLTVYGLGTWFNDLKAERAESNGPLIFFVGGLFLAYMLFGWFGAVIKESRDGLYSPQMDRSFRWGMSWFIFSEVMFFAAFFGALFYIRTWAGPWLGGEGDKGVSNMLWEGFQYSWPALSNPDPKLFPPPSAVIDPWHLPLINTILLVTSSFTVTFAHHALKKNKRGPLKAWLALTILLGVTFLGFQIEEYIEAYTELGLTLGSGIYGATFFMLTGFHGAHVTLGAIILTVMLVRVLKGHFDGDKHFGFEAASWYWHFVDVVWLGLFIFVYVL; this comes from the coding sequence ATGTCGAGTCACGAGCAGTACTACGTTCCCGCCCAGAGCAAGTGGCCGATCATCGCCACCCTCGGCATGCTGTTGACCGTCTACGGTCTCGGCACCTGGTTCAACGACCTCAAGGCCGAGCGTGCCGAGTCCAATGGCCCGCTGATCTTCTTCGTCGGCGGCCTGTTCCTCGCCTACATGCTGTTCGGCTGGTTCGGCGCGGTGATCAAGGAAAGCCGAGACGGCCTGTACAGCCCGCAGATGGATCGCTCGTTCCGCTGGGGCATGAGCTGGTTCATCTTCTCCGAGGTGATGTTCTTCGCTGCCTTCTTCGGTGCGCTGTTCTACATCCGCACCTGGGCCGGGCCCTGGCTCGGTGGCGAGGGTGACAAGGGCGTCAGCAACATGCTCTGGGAAGGCTTCCAGTACAGCTGGCCGGCGCTGAGCAACCCGGATCCCAAGCTGTTCCCGCCGCCGAGTGCGGTGATCGATCCCTGGCACCTACCGTTGATCAACACCATCCTGCTGGTGACCTCCAGTTTCACCGTGACCTTTGCCCACCATGCGCTGAAGAAGAACAAGCGTGGCCCGCTCAAGGCCTGGCTGGCGTTGACCATCCTGCTGGGTGTGACCTTCTTGGGCTTCCAGATCGAGGAGTACATCGAGGCCTATACCGAGTTGGGCCTGACCCTCGGCTCGGGCATCTACGGCGCGACCTTCTTCATGCTCACCGGTTTCCACGGTGCCCACGTGACCCTGGGGGCGATCATCCTCACGGTAATGCTGGTGCGGGTACTCAAGGGCCATTTCGACGGCGACAAGCATTTCGGTTTCGAGGCGGCCAGCTGGTACTGGCACTTCGTCGACGTGGTTTGGCTGGGGCTGTTTATCTTCGTCTACGTGCTTTGA
- a CDS encoding cytochrome c oxidase assembly protein, which translates to MSEVIGTRRLVVQLLLVVVAMFCFGVFVLPPLYDAMCQAFGINGKTAGAYDGAQTVDEARQVRVQFLATNAAGMVWEFKAQNDELEVHPGSSNQMLFVAYNPSDKPMTAQAIPSVSPSKAAAYFHKTECFCFTQQVLQPGERIEMPVRFIVDRDLPADVKHLTLAYTLFDITARKPPVAQATLTQSAP; encoded by the coding sequence GTGAGCGAGGTCATCGGCACCCGTCGTCTGGTCGTGCAGCTGCTGCTGGTGGTGGTGGCGATGTTCTGCTTCGGCGTCTTCGTCCTGCCGCCGCTGTACGACGCGATGTGCCAGGCCTTTGGCATCAATGGCAAGACTGCCGGGGCCTATGACGGCGCGCAGACGGTGGACGAGGCGCGCCAGGTGCGCGTGCAGTTCCTCGCCACCAATGCCGCCGGCATGGTCTGGGAGTTCAAGGCGCAGAACGACGAGCTGGAAGTGCATCCGGGCTCCAGCAACCAGATGCTGTTCGTCGCCTACAACCCCAGCGACAAGCCGATGACCGCCCAGGCCATACCCAGCGTGTCGCCGTCCAAGGCGGCGGCGTACTTCCACAAGACCGAGTGCTTTTGTTTCACCCAGCAGGTGCTGCAGCCGGGCGAGCGCATCGAGATGCCGGTGCGTTTTATCGTCGACCGCGATCTGCCCGCCGATGTGAAACACCTGACCCTGGCCTACACCCTGTTCGATATCACTGCGCGTAAACCGCCTGTCGCCCAGGCGACCCTTACCCAGTCGGCTCCATAA